CAAAGCACACTGTACGATGCTTACTAAAATCGGATTTTTAACAGAAAACGAAAATATAAAAATCCAGAAAGAACTGGATGAAATGTATATTTTGGCGAAAGATCATCTGCTGACAATTAATGATGGAGTAGAGGATATTCACAGCCATATCGAATTCAATCTTACCCAAAAACTGGGCGATGCCGGAAAGAAAATTCACACAGGAAGATCAAGAAATGATCAGGTTTTGCTCGCGATTAAACTCTATCTGGCCGCGGAAATCAAGGAAATCGCACAGCTTTCAAAAAATTTATTTGAGCGTTTAATTAATCTGGCCGAAACACATAAAACAGCTTTAATGCCGGGTTATACTCATTTTCAGATTGGTATGCCGTCATCATTCGGCTTGTGGTTTAGTGCTTTCGCGGAATCTTTATCTGAAGATTTAGAAGTTTTAGCCTCCGCATTATCGGTTGTTCAGAAAAATCCGTTGGGTTCCGGCGCGGGATTCGGTTCTTCGTTTCCTTTGGACCGGGATTTTACAACGAAAGAACTGGGACTGGAAAAAATGAATATTAATTCCGTTTATGCGCAGATGACGCGCGGAAAATCGGAGAAAATCACGGCAATGGGAATGAGTACGGTGGCGGCCACATTAAGCAAACTCGCGTATGATATCTGCCTGTTCAGCAATCAGAACTACGGTTTCCTGAGTTTTCCGTCCGGACTTACCACTGGAAGCAGCATTATGCCTCACAAAAAAAATCCTGATGTTTTTGAACTGATTCGCGCAAAATCCGCCCGAATTCAGAGTCTTCCGAATGAACTTACACTGCTTACAAACAACCTTCCGTCCGGTTATCACAGAGATTTTCAGCTGACGAAGGAAATAATTTTCCCGGGAATTCAGGATTTAAAAGATTGCCTGCAGATTTTTGAATTTATGCTTAATAATATCCAGATTAAAGAAGATATTTTGAAGGATGAGAAATATGATTATCTTTTCAGCGTCGAAAAAATCAATGAACTGGTAATGAATGGGGCGACTTTCCGGGAAGCTTACCGCGAGGTCGGAAATTCCATTGAAGACGGTTCCTACAGTTACCGGAATGATGATTTAAAGCACACCCACAAAGGAAGTATTGGGGATTTGTGCCTCGATGAGATTTCTGCACAGTTTGCAGAAGTCTTCCAGAAATTTAAATAATGTATGAAAGCTTTAGACATTACAGACCATAAAATCCTCAATTTCTTACAGGAAGATTCAACGGTTTCGGTGAAAGACTTGGCGGAAAAAATCGGACTTTCCTTTACTGCCACCTATGAAAGGATAAAATCGCTCAAAAACAACGGCATCATCCGCAAAAATGTCGTGTTGATCGATCCGGAACTCGCCGGATTTGAACTGATGGCGTACTGTAATATCGTGCTGAAAGAGCAGTCGCACGACAAACTTCAGGAGTTTGAAGATAAAATAAAAGCGGAACCGCAGGTGATGGAGGTCGTGAGTCTGTCTGGCCAGTACGATTATATGATCAAGGTCGTCGCTAAAAACATTAAAGATTACAACAGTTTCATGACAACGGTGATTGCCAATATCCCGAATATCGGCCAGTATCACAGCAATATTGTACTTTCGGTGATAAAAAACGACACCAAGTTCACTTTCTAATTTCAGGATTTATTCCTGATTTTTTTATTTAAATTTGAGTCAATTTCTCTAAAAATCAAGCGATGAAAAACTATAAAATTCAGAAATCACCATTTGTAGTTCCGACTGACGATGGGAAATTAATCGAGGAAATCTGGGGGAATTCTACCGGGAATCCTGAGATTTCTATCGCACATATGGTGGCGCCCGCAAACTGGAGTGAACCTTTTCAAACGCCAGAATTTGACGAATTTACTTACATTATCAAAGGCAGAAAACAATTTGAAATTGACGGAGAAACTGTAGTTCTTGAGGCCGGCGAAAGTATCCGGATCAGCAAAGGCGCGCGGGTGCGCTACAGCAATCCGTTTGCAGAACCCTGCGAATATATCGCCATCTGTCTTCCGGCTTTTTCAATGGATTTGGTAAACCGTGAAGCGCATTAAAACTCAAGTCCCAACTGCCTGAGTTCCGCTTCAAGATCGGTGTCATCCATGATATGAACGGTGTGAAATCGCATCGATTGGGCCACCTCAATATTCTTCGGATTATCATCAATAAAAACCGATTCTTCGGCTTTCAAATTATATCTTTCAAGTAAAACCATCCATATCTTAGGATCTGGCTTGATGAGATTTTCATCTCCTGACACTACGATTTTACCTTTAAAAATCTCAAAGAAATTATAATTTTCCAACGCATACGGGAAGGTTTCTGAAGACCAGTTTGTGAGCCCAAACAGTTCATAATCAGAATGTTCCAGCTTTTTCAGGACGGCCACGTTTCGCGGCAAATCAGCTTTCAGCATCACCGTCCAGTTGTCATAATACGCGCGGATTTCTTTTTTCCACTCAGGATGCTTTTTAATTAAAAGCTGCGTGCCTTCTTCGGTGGTTCTTCCGCGGTCCTGCTCTGCATTCCATTCGTCGGTGGCGATGTTCCGGAGGAAAAATTCCATCCTTTCATCGTCATTAAAATAATCTTTGAAGAAATAGCGGGGATTCCAGTCCATAATCACACCGCCGAAATCGAAAACTATATTTTTTATGGCGTTTTGCTTCATCTGTTTTTATTTGATCACTGAGAGGTTTTGTTTTCCGAAAAATATGCTCGCTAGGGTAAATATCAACAGAATATGAAGATAGAAGGCGTATTGAATAAGCTCAGTATATTGAATTTTGAAACTGCTGAGTGAGATCAGGAGAAGAATTTGCGCACCGTACGGGATTAAACCCTGAATGTAACACGAGAAAATATCGAGCACAGAAGCACTTTGCTGCGGCCTCAAACCATATTTATCATTTATTTCCTTGGCAACTTTACCTGAAATGATTATTGAAATGGTATTGTTGGCTACACAAAGGTTGGTCACCGAAACAAGTCCGGCAATTCCAAACAGTGCAGTTTTTTTTGAACTGATGACTTTGCTGATGTTTTTTATTAAGAAAGAAATTCCGCCGGCTTTTTCTACCAAGGCTGCCAGGCCGCCTGTAAGCAGCGACAGCAGAAAAATTTCGGTCATGCTGGTAAAGCCTTCGTAGGTTTTCTTCGCAAAGCCGATAAAATCGAAACTTCCGAACCCAAAACCTAAAAGTCCGGCGAAAACCAGCCCCACAAATAACACGACGAAAACATTAAGCCCTGCCAGCGACAGTGCCACCACAAGAACATAGGGCAACACCAATACGAGATTGAATTCTTTAAACTCATGCACCGCGGCGGAAGTTTCCTGGTTGAAACCTATTGCAACCAAAAGCACGATTGCAACTAATGCTGCGGGCAAAGCTATTTTGGAATTAAACCTGAATTTATCTTTCATCTGGCAACCCAGACTCTGGGTAGCGGCAATGGTGGTGTCAGAAATCAGCGATAAATTGTCGCCAAACATTGCGCCCGAAAGCAGGCATGCACCGATGAGCCCTAATGGTGAATCGCTTTTTTCTGCAAGTGCAATCACAATCGGGCCTAAAGTGACAATGGATCCCACTGAAGTTCCGGAAGCAAATGACAGAAAAGAGGCAATCACAAAAACTCCTACAGGAAAGTAGGCCGGTGAAATATAGTTGAGACCAAGATTCACAATCGAATCCACACTGCCAGTAGCTGCGGTAACCGTTGCAAAAGCCCCGGCCAGCAGATAGATGATGCACATCGTGAGGATCTTGCCATCGCCGCAACCTTTGAGAAAAGTATCGACTTTCTGGTTTATTTTTCCTTTGAGTAAGACGAAGGCTGCTGTAATGCCGATTACTGCAGCGATGGGTGAGGGCATCGCGTAGAAGTCGTTATAATATATCCCAAAACCCAGGAAGACGCATACGAAGATGAGCAGCGGGAAAATGGCGACAAGCTGTGGATTAATTCTGTTCATGCCGCAAAATTAGTGTTCAAAAGGCAAAAACACGTACTGATTGTCGGTAAACTTCGCGTAGATATGGTGGTTGCCGTTACTCAGGATGATTTCCTCAGCCCCGATTACCGAATTATAGCGTGCGGTCTGTTCAAATGTTTTTTGGATGAGTTTAATCTCAGGCGCTTTGCACTCGACGAGTATTTTCGGGATTGTCTTTTCGGTGATCAGCAGATCGATGCGCTTTGTAGTTCCGTTCAGAACCAGTTTTTTTTCAAGAATTAACGAGGAAAGATTTCGTCCCTTTTTCAGGTGAAAATAATGCACCCAGTGTTGCCTTACCCACTCTTCAGGCGTGAGTTGAAGCCAGGTTCTGCGGACGATGTCATAAATAAAAATCTTATCTTTGTCGCTCCTGATTTTAAAGTCAAAAGTATCCTCAAAATTCAGTTTCGGAAGTTGCATTTATATGAAAGAGTTAGATTCAATCCTCAAAAATATTAAAAATAAGGAGTTGCTTCCTATTTATTTTTTTCATGGTGAGGAACCTTACTACATTGATGCCGCCGTGAAGTCGTTTGAAAACGACGTTCTGGATGAAGATGAAAAAGCCTTTAACCAAACTGTCGTGTACGGCAAGGATACCACTTTCAGCGATGTGCTTTCGCTGGCGCGTCAGTTCCCGATGATGGGTGACCGACAGGTGATTATCCTCAAAGAGGCACAGGAAATTAAAATCGTCGAAAAAGAACTTGAAGCGCTGAAAGTCTATGTACAGAATCCGGTACCGTCCACGTTGCTGGTGATCGCTTACAAATACAAGAAAATTGATGCGCGGAAAGCTTTCGCAAAGACGCTTTCGAAAAACAAAATGCTTTTCCTCAGCGAAAAGATGTATGATAACGAAGTGCCTAGATGGATTGACCAGCAGATCCGAAATTTAGGACTCAGGACAAAACCTAACATACCGGCTTTACTTTCAGAATATCTCGGGACGGATCTTTCAAGAATTTCTAATGAACTGCGAAAGCTTAAAATGATTCTTAACGATACTGATATTCTTGATGAAAAAATCATTGAAACCCATATCGGCATCAGCAAAGACTTTAATATTTTCGAACTTACAAAAGCACTTTCGAACAGGGATGAAGCGAAGGCCATGCGCGTGGCGCACTTTCTTGGCAAAAGCCCCAAGCAGAATCCGTTTGAAATGATGATGGGTTCGCTGTACAGTTTTTTTTCAAATCTTATTATTTATCATACGATGGCGGGGCAGAATCCCAAAGCCATTCAGGATGAGATGCGCCTCAACTATTATCAGGCTCAGGACATGGCTGCAGCCTCGAAGCATTACAGCCTTAAACACGCCACGCGGATTATCTCCATCCTGCGCGAATTCGATTTGAAACGTAAGGGGCTCGGCGCTGTAAACATGAACGAGAGTGAACTCATGACAGAAATGACTTATAAAATCCTGAACGTCGCAAAATTTAAGGTACAGATTTAGTACAGCGTGTCTGCACCGTCGTTTTCCTGGAATGTGGCGTTGATAAAGAGTTTAAATTCCGTTGTTTAAAACAGAACATATCAATTTGTGTGATAGAAATTTTTATCGCGAAAAGCCCGCTAAGCCAAATAAAATCACGATTTTTGCCCTCTTAACACTCAACCTCAACCTAATTTAATGGAACAGAATATCTTAGACTGTGTGATCGTAGGTTCCGGACCTTCCGGATATACCGCTGCAATTTATGCGGCTAGAGCCGACCTGAAACCTGAACTTTATACAGGCCTTGAGCCCGGCGGCCAGCTTACCACCACCACCGAAGTAGACAATTTTCCCGGTTATCCGGACGGTGTCACCGGCCCGGTGATGATGATGGATCTACAAAAACAGGCCGAACGTTTCGATAC
This window of the Flavobacteriaceae bacterium 3519-10 genome carries:
- a CDS encoding Argininosuccinate lyase — encoded protein: MKHNKLWAKDSANQNHLEIIEKFTVGKDKDFDILLAQYDIIGTKAHCTMLTKIGFLTENENIKIQKELDEMYILAKDHLLTINDGVEDIHSHIEFNLTQKLGDAGKKIHTGRSRNDQVLLAIKLYLAAEIKEIAQLSKNLFERLINLAETHKTALMPGYTHFQIGMPSSFGLWFSAFAESLSEDLEVLASALSVVQKNPLGSGAGFGSSFPLDRDFTTKELGLEKMNINSVYAQMTRGKSEKITAMGMSTVAATLSKLAYDICLFSNQNYGFLSFPSGLTTGSSIMPHKKNPDVFELIRAKSARIQSLPNELTLLTNNLPSGYHRDFQLTKEIIFPGIQDLKDCLQIFEFMLNNIQIKEDILKDEKYDYLFSVEKINELVMNGATFREAYREVGNSIEDGSYSYRNDDLKHTHKGSIGDLCLDEISAQFAEVFQKFK
- a CDS encoding AsnC family transcriptional regulator — translated: MKALDITDHKILNFLQEDSTVSVKDLAEKIGLSFTATYERIKSLKNNGIIRKNVVLIDPELAGFELMAYCNIVLKEQSHDKLQEFEDKIKAEPQVMEVVSLSGQYDYMIKVVAKNIKDYNSFMTTVIANIPNIGQYHSNIVLSVIKNDTKFTF
- a CDS encoding hydrolase, haloacid dehalogenase-like family protein — translated: MKQNAIKNIVFDFGGVIMDWNPRYFFKDYFNDDERMEFFLRNIATDEWNAEQDRGRTTEEGTQLLIKKHPEWKKEIRAYYDNWTVMLKADLPRNVAVLKKLEHSDYELFGLTNWSSETFPYALENYNFFEIFKGKIVVSGDENLIKPDPKIWMVLLERYNLKAEESVFIDDNPKNIEVAQSMRFHTVHIMDDTDLEAELRQLGLEF
- a CDS encoding Methionine transporter MetT — translated: MNRINPQLVAIFPLLIFVCVFLGFGIYYNDFYAMPSPIAAVIGITAAFVLLKGKINQKVDTFLKGCGDGKILTMCIIYLLAGAFATVTAATGSVDSIVNLGLNYISPAYFPVGVFVIASFLSFASGTSVGSIVTLGPIVIALAEKSDSPLGLIGACLLSGAMFGDNLSLISDTTIAATQSLGCQMKDKFRFNSKIALPAALVAIVLLVAIGFNQETSAAVHEFKEFNLVLVLPYVLVVALSLAGLNVFVVLFVGLVFAGLLGFGFGSFDFIGFAKKTYEGFTSMTEIFLLSLLTGGLAALVEKAGGISFLIKNISKVISSKKTALFGIAGLVSVTNLCVANNTISIIISGKVAKEINDKYGLRPQQSASVLDIFSCYIQGLIPYGAQILLLISLSSFKIQYTELIQYAFYLHILLIFTLASIFFGKQNLSVIK
- a CDS encoding DNA polymerase III delta subunit is translated as MKELDSILKNIKNKELLPIYFFHGEEPYYIDAAVKSFENDVLDEDEKAFNQTVVYGKDTTFSDVLSLARQFPMMGDRQVIILKEAQEIKIVEKELEALKVYVQNPVPSTLLVIAYKYKKIDARKAFAKTLSKNKMLFLSEKMYDNEVPRWIDQQIRNLGLRTKPNIPALLSEYLGTDLSRISNELRKLKMILNDTDILDEKIIETHIGISKDFNIFELTKALSNRDEAKAMRVAHFLGKSPKQNPFEMMMGSLYSFFSNLIIYHTMAGQNPKAIQDEMRLNYYQAQDMAAASKHYSLKHATRIISILREFDLKRKGLGAVNMNESELMTEMTYKILNVAKFKVQI